In a genomic window of Wyeomyia smithii strain HCP4-BCI-WySm-NY-G18 chromosome 1, ASM2978416v1, whole genome shotgun sequence:
- the LOC129717326 gene encoding uncharacterized protein LOC129717326 encodes MDSNCYQCSKPIKTIEVIQCNGFCHQSAHLKCVGLKRPQVDFVNEQNNILWFCDHCIAQLEYIKQNPMKTTQDVVAVVSDAVRESLCELKIELQETKELTKTLVDEHQSIDSAALGRTRTAWPSIERTRDTTPKSRPDLKLVGGTKSVDMGSTIVATVAKPAEKFWLYFSRIARHVSEADISELVKQCLETQQPVDVRKLVRKDADLNQYAFISFKVGIEKELKDRALDPSVWPKGIFFREFENLKAERDFWGPAKIPRIDVGTPRIDAVSTQH; translated from the coding sequence ATGGATTCAAACTGCTACCAGTGCTCTAAGCCGATCAAAACTATTGAGGTGATCCAATGTAATGGTTTTTGTCATCAATCTGCGCATTTAAAATGCGTTGGTCTGAAAAGACCTCAAGTCGACTTCGTGaatgagcaaaataatatcTTGTGGTTTTGTGACCACTGTATTGCTCAATTGGAGTACATAAAACAAAATCCCATGAAAACGACCCAGGATGTTGTAGCAGTTGTTTCGGATGCCGTTCGCGAGTCACTGTGTGAATTAAAGATAGAGCTTCAAGAAACCAAAGAGCTAACTAAGACATTAGTCGACGAACATCAGTCCATTGATTCCGCCGCTTTGGGACGCACTCGCACTGCTTGGCCAAGCATTGAGCGCACTCGTGATACGACACCTAAATCTCGCCCTGATTTGAAGCTTGTTGGAGGAACAAAATCGGTCGATATGGGAAGCACAATAGTAGCAACTgttgcaaaaccagccgaaaaaTTCTGGCTTTATTTCTCCAGAATTGCTCGTCATGTTTCAGAAGCAGATATTTCCGAGCTAGTAAAACAATGCTTGGAAACTCAACAGCCAGTCGATGTTCGGAAGCTTGTGCGTAAAGATGCTGATTTGAATCAGTATgctttcatttcattcaaagtaGGAATAGAAAAGGAGTTGAAAGATAGAGCACTTGACCCATCTGTTTGGCCGAAAGGAATTTTCTTCagagaatttgaaaatttgaaagctGAGCGGGATTTTTGGGGACCTGCGAAAATTCCACGAATCGACGTTGGGACCCCCCGGATCGATGCAGTTTCAACGCAACATTAA
- the LOC129731782 gene encoding V-type proton ATPase 116 kDa subunit a 1 isoform X6: MITLNAAPAIGVPNKSRNRYQQMADSHREEEQVNLLGEEGIRAGGAGAQGQNLKLGFVAGVILRERLPAFERMLWRACRGNVFLRQAMIESPLEDPSNGDKVYKSVFIIFFQGDQLKTRVKKICEGFRATLYPCPEAPTDRREMAMGVMTRIEDLNTVLGQTQDHRHRVLVAAAKNLKNWFVKVRKIKAIYHTLNLFNLDVTQKCLIAECWVPLLDMETIQIALRRGTERSGSSVPPILNRMETFEDPPTYNRTNKFTNAFQALINAYGVASYREMNPAPYTIITFPFLFAVMFGDLGHGAIMALFGLWMVLKEKPLAAKKTDNEIWNIFFGGRYIIFLMGVFSMYTGFVYNDIFSKSLNVFGSSWSINYNTSTVMTNKALQLNPGSNDYSGTPYPIGVDPVWQVSDNKIIFLNAYKMKISIIFGVIHMLFGVFVGLFNHRYFKNKMAIYCEFIPQVIFLVFLFFYMTLLMFIKWTKYSADNENKNLSAGCAPSILITFINMVLFKPPQKGLCNPYMFGGQAGLQKFLVVIALLCVPWMLLAKPLMIMRSRKQAAHQPIAPYSNENGDADGGLNQHNNVQADGTQQAGGAAAGGGGGGHGHENEEMSEIFIHQGIHTIEYVLGSVSHTASYLRLWALSLAHAQLAEVLWNMVLKNGLQQGGWIGGIALWIIFAVWAVLTVGILVLMEGLSAFLHTLRLHWVEFQSKFYAGLGYAFQPFSFEMILESSSNSSED, translated from the exons GCAGCGCCCGCAATCGGTGTACCTAATAAGTCACGAAACCGCTATCAACAGATGGCGGATTCGCACAGGGAAGAGGAACAGGTTAATCTACTCGGTGAGGAGGGCATTCGAGCTGGTGGTGCCGGGGCACAGGGACAAAACCTAAAACTAGG CTTTGTCGCTGGAGTTATCCTACGCGAGCGTCTGCCAGCTTTCGAACGGATGCTGTGGCGTGCATGTCGTGGTAACGTGTTTCTTCGCCAAGCCATGATCGAATCACCCTTGGAGGATCCGTCCAAT GGTGACAAGGTCTACAAGTCGGTGTTCATCATTTTCTTCCAAGGTGACCAGCTGAAGACACGGGTTAAAAAGATTTGCGAAGGGTTCCGTGCCACTCTATACCCTTGCCCGGAAGCCCCAACTGATCGGCGCGAAATGGCGATGGGCGTTATGACCCGCATTGAGGATTTGAACACCGTTCTGGGGCAGACACAGGACCATCGCCACCGTGTGCTGGTTGCAGCTGCTAAAAATCTTAAGAACTGGTTCGTGAAGGTTCGCAAGATCAAGGCTATCTATCATACGTTGAATTTGTTCAATCTGGACGTGActcaaaaatgtttaattgCGGAATGCTGGGTTCCGCTATTGGACATGGAAACGATACAGATCGCATTACGCCGCGGAACGGAACGCTCCGGATCGTCGGTtccaccgattttgaaccgcatgGAAACGTTTGAGGATCCCCCAACGTATAATCGAACGAACAAATTTACGAATGCGTTTCAGGCGTTGATCAATGCTTACGGTGTTGCCAGCTATCGTGAAATGAATCCGGCGCCGTACACTATAATAACGTTTCCGTTCTTGTTTGCGGTGATGTTTGGTGATTTGGGACACGGTGCGATTATGGCTCTCTTCGGTTTGTGGATGGTTCTAAAGGAAAAACCGCTAGCTGCTAAGAAAACCGACAATGAAATTTGGAATATTTTCTTCGGTGGACGTTACATTATATTCTTGATGGGTGTATTTTCCATGTACACAGGTTTCGTGTATAATgatatattttccaaatcattgAACGTTTTCGGATCTTCGTGGAGCATTAATTATAACACTTCTACCGTAATGACTAACAAAGCTCTGCAGCTGAATCCTGGCAGTAATGATTATTCCGGCACTCCTTACCCAATCGGTGTGGATCCTGTTTGGCAAGTTTCGGATAAcaagattattttcctgaatgCTTATAAGATGAAAATTTCTATCATTTTCGGCGTTATCCACATGTTGTTTGGTGTGTTTGTCGGTCTGTTCAATCATCGATACTTCAAAAACAAGATGGCCATCTATTGTGAATTTATTCCGCAAGTTATCTTTCTGGTCTTCCTGTTTTTCTACATGACACTGTTAATGTTTATCAAGTGGACCAAGTACTCTGCTGATAACGAAAACAAGAATTTATCAGCTGGCTGCGCCCCGTCTATTCTGATTACATTCATCAACATGGTTCTCTTCAAGCCACCACAGAAAGGTTTGTGTAACCCGTACATGTTTGGCGGCCAGGCTGGATTGCAAAAGTTTTTGGTAGTTATTGCACTACTGTGTGTGCCGTGGATGCTGTTGGCAAAACCGTTAATGATAATGCGTAGCCGCAAACAGGCAGCT CATCAACCAATTGCGCCGTATAGTAACGAAAATGGGGACGCCGATGGTGGGTTGAACCAACATAATAATGTCCAGGCCGATGGAACGCAACAAGCAGGAGGAGCTGCAgctggtggtggtggcggtggccATGGACACGAAAATGAAGAAATGTCTGAAATTTTTATTCATCAGGGCATTCACACAATTGAGTACGTTCTCGGTTCAGTCTCTCACACCGCTTCGTATCTACGTTTGTGGGCTCTTTCGCTTGCTCATGCTC AATTGGCTGAAGTCTTATGGAATATGGTCTTGAAGAATGGACTGCAACAAGGCGGATGGATCGGTGGAATTGCTCTCTGGATTATCTTTGCTGTCTGGGCAGTACTCACAGTCGGTATTCTAGTACTTATGGAAGGATTATCCGCTTTTCTACATACTCTTCGTTTGCACTG GGTTGAATTCCAAAGCAAATTTTACGCCGGTCTTGGATACGCTTTCCAACCATTTTCGTTCGAGATGATTTTGGAATCTAGCTCCAATTCATCCGAGGATTAA